One Megasphaera elsdenii DSM 20460 genomic window carries:
- a CDS encoding hydroxyacid dehydrogenase translates to MAWKILLPQEIMEEGAQLLKDAGHTLIRGRGFETADVLADMKEYKPDAMIVRITPITREVIEANPNLKVIARHGAGFDALDVKACHDNGVQTLYAPVANSTSVAETAIMLMFECSRNVLKLRKTWVQDYYKAKLKIHKTTLNGKTLGIIGCGNIGSRVAKRALGLEMNVLAYDPYKRAAEFPEGVEVVRDLNRIFKESDYVSVHTPNTPLTRQMINKETLAMMKSSAFLINTARGACVNEMDLYQACKNGIIAGAGLDAIAHEPVDPNNPLLTLDNVIIYPHIGGNSVEAAHRASYFSAMGIEEVYEGKEPTWPIHDIDYTTAPTYMDIRVPDKKPVGMFDF, encoded by the coding sequence ATGGCATGGAAAATTTTATTACCTCAGGAAATCATGGAAGAAGGAGCGCAGTTGTTGAAAGATGCTGGCCATACACTGATCCGTGGCAGAGGTTTTGAAACAGCGGACGTCTTGGCAGATATGAAGGAATATAAACCGGATGCGATGATCGTACGTATTACCCCGATTACCCGCGAAGTCATTGAAGCGAATCCGAATCTGAAAGTTATTGCCCGTCACGGTGCCGGCTTTGATGCATTGGATGTCAAAGCTTGCCATGATAATGGGGTACAGACTTTATATGCTCCTGTAGCGAACAGTACCTCTGTTGCTGAAACAGCCATCATGCTTATGTTTGAATGTAGCCGCAATGTCTTGAAACTGCGTAAGACCTGGGTTCAAGACTATTATAAAGCAAAACTGAAGATTCACAAAACAACTCTTAATGGCAAGACCTTAGGCATCATTGGTTGTGGCAATATCGGCAGCCGTGTAGCAAAGCGGGCTTTAGGGCTGGAAATGAACGTCTTGGCATACGACCCGTATAAACGGGCAGCTGAATTTCCGGAAGGTGTCGAAGTCGTACGCGACTTGAACCGGATTTTTAAGGAAAGTGATTATGTATCTGTGCATACGCCGAATACGCCGCTTACCCGTCAGATGATTAACAAGGAAACACTGGCTATGATGAAATCTTCAGCCTTCCTGATTAACACGGCTCGTGGCGCTTGTGTCAATGAAATGGATTTGTATCAGGCCTGCAAAAATGGAATTATCGCAGGCGCCGGACTCGACGCTATTGCCCATGAACCAGTTGATCCTAACAATCCACTGCTGACATTGGATAATGTCATCATTTATCCGCACATCGGCGGTAACTCTGTGGAAGCGGCCCACCGGGCTTCGTACTTCTCTGCGATGGGCATCGAAGAAGTATATGAAGGCAAAGAACCGACCTGGCCGATTCATGATATTGATTATACGACAGCACCGACATACATGGATATCCGTGTTCCCGATAAGAAACCGGTCGGCATGTTTGATTTTTAA
- a CDS encoding response regulator transcription factor → MKRILIIEDNIEIAELERDFLEASAIESVIETDGTKGLERALQEDFDLILLDIMLPGTDGFHICRRIREEKEVPILMVSAKREDMDKIRGLGLGADDYIIKPFSPTELVARVKAHITRYERLTGKAQQKAADGEVLRSGDLEIYVDKHRVYVKGQEISLTNREFELLVFLAKHPGLVFSRDRLFERVWGLDAEGDTATVMVHINRIREKIEPDPAKPIYIETVWGAGYRFKE, encoded by the coding sequence ATGAAACGCATCTTGATCATTGAAGATAATATAGAAATTGCTGAACTGGAACGGGATTTCCTCGAAGCCAGCGCCATCGAAAGCGTCATCGAAACGGACGGGACGAAAGGGCTGGAACGGGCTTTACAGGAGGATTTCGACCTCATCCTGCTGGATATCATGCTGCCTGGGACCGATGGCTTCCACATCTGCCGCCGCATCCGTGAAGAAAAGGAAGTCCCCATCCTGATGGTATCGGCGAAAAGGGAAGACATGGACAAGATACGCGGCCTCGGCCTCGGTGCCGATGACTACATCATCAAGCCCTTCAGCCCGACAGAGCTCGTCGCCCGCGTCAAGGCTCACATCACGCGCTACGAACGGCTGACGGGAAAGGCCCAGCAGAAAGCGGCCGACGGCGAAGTCCTCCGCAGCGGCGACCTGGAAATCTACGTCGACAAACACCGGGTCTACGTCAAAGGCCAGGAAATCTCCCTGACCAACCGCGAATTTGAGCTCCTCGTCTTTCTGGCCAAGCATCCCGGCCTGGTCTTCAGCCGGGACCGCCTGTTCGAACGCGTCTGGGGCCTCGACGCCGAAGGCGATACGGCGACGGTCATGGTCCACATCAACCGCATCCGCGAAAAAATAGAACCGGACCCGGCCAAGCCGATCTACATCGAGACCGTCTGGGGTGCCGGATACCGGTTCAAAGAATGA
- a CDS encoding LysR family transcriptional regulator: MNIDSLYYFAELAKDLHITRTAERIHISQQTLSNHIIRLEEYYGVKLLNRHPKLSLTYAGSFVLRYAQQLIRENENLQDILADIKHSKRGLIYFGASILRSNACLPYILPIFTTKYPLIELELKEATTTVLEKLVLDGDLDLAIALSQSENPNLVKQHMMRDQVYLCITDSLLKKTFHEDSEKIKKKSLQGANLADFAQLPFCILQNRLGETIQNIFKDAGITPITYMTSQYIQIATAVGASGVAAFFATRASLINQKENFTEPVNAFPLIVKGTPFVQNLQVIYHKDRYLSKACLYFKDLLLQYGKKIESMNIEELTAIK, encoded by the coding sequence ATGAACATAGACAGTCTGTACTATTTTGCAGAATTAGCTAAAGATCTACATATAACCCGCACAGCTGAACGCATCCACATCTCTCAGCAAACATTGAGCAACCACATTATTCGTTTAGAGGAATACTACGGTGTTAAACTACTTAATCGGCACCCCAAACTTTCCCTTACCTATGCCGGGTCATTTGTACTTCGTTATGCACAGCAATTAATCCGGGAAAATGAAAACTTACAAGACATCCTGGCTGACATAAAACATTCAAAGCGAGGCCTCATTTATTTTGGAGCCAGTATTTTACGTTCAAACGCCTGCCTGCCTTATATATTACCAATTTTCACCACCAAATACCCGCTGATTGAACTTGAATTAAAAGAAGCGACGACAACCGTTTTGGAAAAACTCGTTCTGGATGGCGATTTAGATCTGGCCATTGCTTTATCTCAATCAGAAAATCCGAACCTCGTCAAACAACACATGATGCGGGACCAGGTATATCTTTGCATCACCGATAGTCTCCTGAAAAAAACATTTCACGAGGATAGCGAAAAAATCAAAAAGAAGTCTCTCCAAGGCGCAAACCTGGCTGATTTTGCCCAATTGCCATTCTGCATTTTACAGAACCGTCTTGGCGAAACCATTCAAAACATCTTTAAAGATGCAGGCATTACTCCCATTACCTATATGACCAGCCAGTATATACAAATCGCTACGGCAGTCGGGGCCAGCGGTGTCGCCGCATTTTTTGCAACCCGCGCCAGTCTCATTAACCAGAAAGAAAATTTTACTGAGCCAGTCAACGCCTTTCCGTTAATTGTAAAAGGTACTCCTTTCGTTCAAAATCTTCAGGTTATCTACCATAAAGATCGCTATTTATCTAAGGCTTGTCTATATTTCAAGGATTTGTTATTACAATATGGTAAAAAGATTGAATCTATGAACATTGAAGAATTAACCGCCATAAAATAA
- a CDS encoding NAD(P)/FAD-dependent oxidoreductase produces MHAVKTYDVIIIGAGPAGIFTALELADKGFKILMVEKGQDIRERIATSLNKKALPKDRMRNVVCGWGGAGAFSDGKLTLTTEYGGNLDDYMSKADLMDKIRYVDDVYCRFGGAGRKVYGDENKDHIRDIKRKAAAADLRFIPARIRHLGTDVNAQILTNMRDFLEGKVDIMADTAVDHIVEEKGEIKGVLIDDQFYACRYLVSAPGREGSEWFVHEVEKMGLKLTSNAVDIGVRVEMPAEVLETITDVVYESKLIYFSKSFDDRIRTFCMNPYGFVVEENNDGLLTVNGHSYAHKKSENTNFAILVSKKFTEPFHEPIKYGKYIANLANILGGGVIVQRLGDFLDGRRSTPERIQRGLVRPTMPDATPGDLSLVLPYRHMLDIKEMLEALDAVAPGANSRHTLLYGVEAKFYSNRLELSHVLETKIPNFFAIGDGAGITRGLVQASAAGVTVGQEILRREET; encoded by the coding sequence ATGCATGCAGTAAAGACATATGATGTCATTATCATCGGGGCTGGTCCGGCCGGTATTTTTACGGCCCTGGAACTGGCCGATAAAGGATTTAAGATTCTCATGGTCGAAAAGGGGCAGGACATACGGGAGCGCATTGCGACGAGCCTGAACAAGAAGGCCCTGCCCAAAGACCGGATGCGCAATGTCGTCTGTGGCTGGGGTGGTGCCGGTGCCTTCAGTGACGGAAAATTGACGCTGACGACGGAATACGGCGGCAACCTCGACGACTACATGTCCAAGGCCGACCTCATGGACAAGATTCGTTACGTCGATGACGTCTACTGCCGTTTCGGCGGTGCCGGCCGTAAAGTCTATGGCGATGAAAACAAAGACCACATCCGCGACATCAAGCGCAAAGCTGCCGCAGCGGACCTGCGTTTCATCCCGGCCCGTATCCGCCATCTCGGGACCGACGTCAACGCTCAGATCCTGACTAACATGCGCGATTTCCTGGAAGGGAAAGTCGACATCATGGCCGATACGGCTGTAGACCATATCGTGGAAGAGAAAGGCGAAATCAAAGGCGTCCTCATCGATGACCAGTTCTATGCCTGCCGTTATCTGGTCAGTGCTCCCGGCCGGGAAGGGTCGGAATGGTTTGTCCATGAAGTCGAAAAGATGGGCCTCAAACTGACGTCCAATGCCGTCGACATCGGCGTCCGCGTAGAAATGCCGGCAGAAGTCCTGGAAACGATTACCGACGTCGTCTATGAATCGAAGCTCATCTATTTCAGCAAATCCTTTGACGACCGGATCCGCACGTTCTGCATGAATCCCTATGGCTTCGTCGTCGAAGAGAATAACGATGGCCTGCTCACGGTCAACGGCCACAGTTATGCCCACAAGAAGAGTGAAAATACGAACTTCGCCATCCTCGTCTCCAAGAAGTTCACGGAACCCTTCCATGAACCGATTAAATACGGGAAGTACATCGCCAATCTGGCCAACATCCTCGGCGGCGGCGTCATCGTCCAGCGCCTGGGCGACTTCCTCGATGGCCGCCGGTCGACGCCGGAACGGATCCAGCGGGGCCTCGTCCGGCCGACCATGCCCGATGCGACACCAGGTGATTTATCGCTGGTCCTGCCGTACCGCCATATGCTGGACATCAAGGAAATGCTGGAAGCCCTCGATGCCGTCGCTCCTGGGGCCAACTCGCGCCATACCTTGTTGTACGGCGTAGAAGCCAAGTTCTATTCCAACCGCCTGGAATTGAGCCACGTCCTGGAAACGAAGATTCCCAATTTCTTTGCCATCGGCGACGGCGCCGGCATCACCCGCGGCCTGGTACAGGCGTCGGCAGCAGGTGTAACTGTCGGTCAGGAAATTTTGCGGCGGGAAGAAACGTAA
- the pta gene encoding phosphate acetyltransferase, producing MRFTEDLKARVSKAQKKIVLPETNSRRVLKAAERVLADGFAKIVLVGKLEQIKKDAAKFQIDLTGVEVVDPETYYRMDELCAYFAKRREKKGMTLEKAREIMLNNYTFFAAGLVALGEADGCVSGAATTSAEVIRAGLQVIGPRPGNKTVSSAFILLTNTPQYGDNGILVLGDCGVIPNPTSEQLADIACICVERARRTVQILNPKVAFLSYSTKGSGAGESVDNVRHAVEILKERNVDFDFDGELQADAALVPEVGEHKAPGSKVAGHANVLIFPNLDAANIGYKMVQRFANATALGPLVQGLDKPILDLSRGCSSEDVADVVAVCCSDAITADLYKKERAQQQ from the coding sequence ATGAGATTTACAGAAGATTTGAAAGCCCGCGTTTCCAAAGCACAGAAAAAAATCGTCCTTCCGGAAACGAACAGCCGTCGTGTATTGAAAGCTGCTGAACGCGTTTTGGCTGATGGTTTTGCTAAAATCGTTCTCGTAGGTAAACTGGAACAGATTAAGAAAGATGCTGCTAAATTCCAGATCGATCTCACCGGTGTCGAAGTTGTCGACCCTGAAACTTACTATCGTATGGACGAACTTTGCGCTTACTTCGCAAAACGTCGTGAAAAGAAAGGCATGACCCTGGAAAAAGCTCGTGAAATCATGCTCAACAACTACACCTTCTTCGCAGCTGGCCTCGTTGCTCTCGGTGAAGCTGACGGCTGCGTATCCGGTGCTGCTACGACTTCTGCTGAAGTTATCCGCGCTGGCCTTCAGGTCATCGGCCCCCGTCCTGGCAACAAAACCGTATCTTCCGCTTTCATTCTCTTGACCAACACTCCGCAGTATGGTGATAACGGTATCCTCGTACTCGGTGACTGCGGCGTTATCCCCAACCCGACGTCGGAACAGCTCGCTGATATCGCTTGCATCTGCGTAGAACGTGCTCGTCGTACCGTTCAGATCCTCAATCCGAAAGTTGCTTTCCTTTCCTACTCCACCAAAGGTTCTGGCGCTGGCGAATCCGTCGACAACGTACGCCATGCTGTTGAAATCCTGAAAGAACGCAACGTCGACTTCGACTTCGACGGCGAACTCCAGGCTGACGCTGCTCTCGTACCGGAAGTTGGCGAACACAAAGCACCGGGCTCCAAAGTTGCCGGCCATGCTAACGTCCTCATCTTCCCGAACCTCGATGCTGCTAACATCGGTTACAAGATGGTTCAGCGTTTCGCTAACGCAACGGCTCTTGGCCCCTTGGTCCAGGGCTTGGATAAACCTATCCTCGACTTGTCCCGTGGCTGCTCGTCTGAAGACGTTGCTGACGTCGTCGCTGTATGCTGCTCCGATGCCATCACAGCTGACCTCTACAAAAAAGAACGTGCTCAGCAGCAGTAA
- a CDS encoding iron-containing alcohol dehydrogenase family protein gives MSQSDYTLVLPAFTIGVHAYDAIGKITWHFGKKVVIIGGKTALEKAKQPLLDAIAKTDLQVLGVLWYGDDATYEHVDRLLREQAVQDADLIFGVGGGRAIDTCKVVADRADKALFAFPTLASNCAPSTALAVMYKADKSFAGYYYLNQPPVHTFINMAIIADSPFKFFWAGIGDAMSKECESELASRAAEHFHTVLLGRAIGKACTAPLLQYGEQALDDFKANKITYALQQVVLDIIISTGLVSNCTTGGSEYYYNSSLAHMFYNASTVLPQVVEGHLHGEIVAFGVLVLLTYDKQFELRDQVAALYKKCQYPTTLADLDIKADEVDSIVDAAPALTEWTCVPEPMTKEVFKKAIMDADEFGRSL, from the coding sequence ATGTCTCAATCTGACTATACTCTGGTTCTGCCAGCTTTTACCATTGGCGTCCATGCTTATGATGCCATCGGCAAGATTACCTGGCATTTTGGTAAGAAAGTCGTCATCATCGGCGGCAAGACGGCCCTGGAAAAAGCCAAACAGCCGCTCCTCGATGCCATTGCAAAGACGGATTTGCAAGTCCTCGGCGTGCTCTGGTATGGCGACGATGCTACCTATGAACACGTCGACCGCCTGCTCCGTGAACAGGCCGTCCAGGATGCAGACCTCATCTTTGGCGTCGGCGGCGGCCGTGCTATCGATACGTGTAAAGTCGTAGCCGACCGGGCCGATAAGGCTTTATTTGCCTTCCCGACACTGGCTTCCAACTGTGCGCCGTCGACAGCCCTGGCAGTCATGTACAAGGCCGATAAATCCTTTGCTGGCTACTATTATCTCAATCAGCCGCCGGTCCATACCTTCATCAATATGGCCATCATTGCCGATTCGCCGTTTAAATTCTTCTGGGCTGGTATTGGCGACGCCATGAGTAAGGAATGTGAATCGGAATTGGCCAGCCGTGCAGCTGAACATTTCCACACGGTCCTCCTCGGCCGGGCTATCGGCAAGGCTTGCACGGCACCGCTCTTGCAGTATGGCGAACAGGCTTTGGACGATTTCAAGGCCAATAAAATCACCTATGCCCTGCAGCAGGTCGTCCTGGACATTATCATCAGTACGGGCCTCGTCTCTAACTGCACGACCGGTGGTAGTGAGTACTACTACAATTCGTCCCTGGCCCACATGTTCTACAATGCTTCGACAGTCCTGCCGCAAGTCGTCGAAGGTCATCTCCATGGCGAAATCGTCGCCTTTGGCGTCCTGGTCCTGCTGACATACGACAAGCAGTTCGAACTGCGCGACCAAGTAGCGGCTCTCTATAAGAAGTGCCAGTATCCGACGACCCTGGCTGACCTCGACATCAAAGCCGACGAAGTCGACTCCATCGTCGATGCTGCACCGGCCCTGACCGAATGGACCTGCGTCCCTGAACCGATGACCAAAGAGGTCTTCAAAAAGGCCATCATGGATGCAGACGAATTTGGCCGTTCGTTATAA
- the larC gene encoding nickel pincer cofactor biosynthesis protein LarC, whose protein sequence is MKTLYLDCFSGISGNMFIGMLIQAGVPFEAFKQAMASLNLTGYDLVCRSVNKLGIQSIYYNVLLESEGHGHEHHHHHDHDGHEHAHHEHPEHHDEGQGHLVDTTGHHHHHQHRGLPEITKIIESAPIDEDIKAKSLAVFQALAEAEAKVHGVPVDQIHFHEVGAIDCILDIVGTVWCLKYLGIEQVAASPIHAGSGFVRCAHGIMPVPAPATAELLAGIPWYATDIKGELVTPTGAALVKVLAHAGVRPKDFVYDTVAYGAGTKDLTIPNVVRGFIGQAEDIS, encoded by the coding sequence ATGAAAACTTTATATCTTGATTGTTTTTCCGGCATCAGCGGCAACATGTTCATCGGTATGCTCATCCAGGCCGGCGTACCCTTTGAAGCCTTTAAACAGGCCATGGCTTCGCTGAATCTGACGGGTTATGATCTCGTATGCCGCAGCGTCAATAAGCTGGGAATCCAATCTATCTATTATAATGTTCTCCTCGAATCAGAAGGTCATGGCCACGAACATCACCATCATCATGACCATGACGGCCATGAACACGCCCATCATGAACACCCTGAGCATCATGATGAAGGGCAGGGCCACCTCGTCGATACGACAGGCCATCATCACCACCATCAGCACCGGGGCCTGCCGGAAATCACGAAGATCATCGAAAGCGCCCCTATCGATGAAGATATCAAGGCCAAGAGCCTGGCCGTCTTCCAGGCCCTGGCTGAAGCCGAAGCCAAGGTACACGGCGTGCCGGTCGACCAGATCCATTTCCATGAAGTCGGCGCTATCGACTGCATCCTGGACATCGTCGGTACGGTGTGGTGCTTGAAGTATTTGGGCATCGAACAGGTTGCCGCATCGCCTATCCATGCGGGAAGCGGCTTTGTCCGCTGCGCGCACGGTATCATGCCCGTACCGGCACCGGCAACGGCGGAACTCCTGGCCGGGATTCCCTGGTACGCTACGGACATCAAAGGAGAACTGGTCACGCCGACCGGCGCGGCCTTAGTGAAAGTCCTGGCCCATGCCGGCGTCCGCCCGAAAGATTTCGTTTATGATACCGTAGCTTACGGGGCTGGTACGAAAGACCTGACCATCCCCAACGTAGTCCGCGGCTTCATCGGACAGGCGGAAGATATTTCGTAG
- the selD gene encoding selenide, water dikinase SelD, with the protein MNDERLKLTQMASCSGUGAKLGPGTLAQLLDGLPTHKDDRLLVGYDKSDDASVYQVSDDLAVVQTVDFFPPIVDDPYLFGQIAAANALSDVYAMGAEAKLAMNIMCVNLSMGREAIRAILEGGYQKAYEGGVIITGGHTIEDKEPKYGLSVTGFVHPQKLLRNSSARPGDVLILTKPLGVGILMTAAQGDFVEAPLLQQLYDQMAQLNKTARDIMVRYDVHSCTDVTGFGLLGHACEMADGSGTTIHFQGDAIPYHKEALDMAAMGLIPAGAYRNRDFVAGRIDTGSADKRFMDVLYDPQTSGGLLIAVAEKDAAKLERALKDTIPCAAVVGYVTGRENYSIVID; encoded by the coding sequence ATGAACGATGAACGTTTGAAATTGACTCAAATGGCGTCCTGCTCCGGTTGAGGCGCTAAGTTAGGGCCAGGGACACTGGCTCAATTGTTGGACGGGCTTCCAACACATAAAGATGACCGCCTCCTCGTTGGCTATGATAAGAGCGACGACGCGTCGGTCTACCAGGTGAGCGATGATCTGGCTGTCGTCCAAACGGTCGATTTCTTTCCGCCTATCGTCGACGATCCTTATTTATTCGGTCAGATTGCAGCGGCCAATGCCCTGAGCGACGTCTACGCCATGGGGGCCGAGGCGAAACTGGCCATGAACATCATGTGCGTCAATTTGTCCATGGGCCGCGAAGCCATCCGGGCTATCCTCGAAGGGGGATACCAAAAGGCCTATGAAGGCGGGGTCATCATCACCGGCGGCCATACCATCGAAGATAAGGAGCCGAAGTACGGCCTGTCCGTGACCGGTTTCGTTCATCCGCAGAAATTATTGCGCAATTCGTCGGCCCGGCCTGGCGACGTCCTCATCCTGACCAAGCCCTTAGGCGTGGGTATCTTGATGACAGCTGCCCAGGGCGATTTCGTCGAAGCGCCGCTCCTGCAGCAGCTCTATGACCAGATGGCCCAGCTCAATAAGACGGCCCGGGACATCATGGTCCGCTATGACGTCCACAGCTGTACCGACGTTACGGGCTTCGGCCTGTTGGGCCATGCCTGTGAAATGGCCGATGGCAGCGGGACGACGATTCATTTTCAAGGCGATGCCATTCCCTATCATAAAGAGGCCCTGGACATGGCGGCCATGGGGCTGATCCCGGCCGGAGCGTACCGCAACCGTGATTTCGTCGCCGGCCGGATTGATACGGGCAGCGCCGATAAGCGCTTCATGGATGTCCTCTATGACCCACAGACTTCGGGCGGCCTGCTCATCGCTGTCGCCGAAAAAGACGCAGCGAAGCTGGAACGGGCCCTGAAAGACACGATTCCCTGTGCGGCCGTCGTCGGCTATGTGACCGGGCGGGAGAACTACTCCATCGTCATCGATTGA
- a CDS encoding nicotinate-nucleotide--dimethylbenzimidazole phosphoribosyltransferase, whose product MDQVLEQIISAIEPMDLAKTAECYQRLASLTIRQDSKLSYLAGRIAGVQGTLHPEKLQKAVVVFAADHAVDGGENKTNGKNSKADALEIATGRGPINKVAHRIGAGVMLLDMGLEEDIPESQGVQDLKVMHGSHFWARQDAMSEDEMMDALFSGLQIGQNLADEGYTAVGLGNLGERGLLTAFILTAVFFRDQLEELPEHMKSGQKLEKLKQIIDQRHFDASDPLDLLRRAGAPDIAAMVGFILSAAQRKLLVIFDNAVTGSAVLIARALCPTIDDYVCASARYLEPVHQMQMKKLGLKPFVEMDQNLDQGMGSAMGLTMLDASVQMMNENLK is encoded by the coding sequence ATGGATCAAGTATTAGAACAAATCATCAGTGCCATCGAACCGATGGATTTGGCGAAGACGGCAGAGTGCTACCAGCGCCTGGCCAGCTTGACGATTCGTCAGGACAGCAAGTTGTCCTACCTGGCCGGCCGTATCGCCGGCGTCCAAGGGACGCTGCATCCGGAAAAATTGCAGAAAGCCGTCGTCGTCTTTGCTGCCGACCATGCTGTCGATGGCGGGGAAAACAAGACTAACGGCAAGAACAGCAAGGCCGATGCCCTGGAAATCGCTACGGGCCGGGGACCCATCAATAAGGTGGCTCACCGCATCGGCGCCGGCGTCATGCTCCTCGACATGGGACTGGAAGAAGACATTCCCGAATCCCAAGGCGTCCAGGACCTCAAAGTCATGCACGGGAGCCATTTTTGGGCCCGCCAGGATGCCATGAGCGAAGATGAAATGATGGATGCCCTTTTCAGCGGCCTCCAGATCGGCCAGAATCTGGCCGATGAAGGCTATACGGCTGTAGGCTTGGGGAACCTCGGCGAACGGGGCTTGCTGACGGCTTTCATTTTGACGGCTGTCTTTTTCCGGGATCAGCTGGAAGAATTGCCGGAACACATGAAGTCTGGTCAGAAATTAGAGAAATTAAAGCAAATCATCGACCAGCGCCACTTCGATGCGTCCGATCCGCTGGACCTCCTGCGCCGCGCCGGGGCTCCGGACATCGCTGCCATGGTCGGCTTCATCCTTTCGGCGGCCCAACGTAAGCTGCTCGTCATCTTCGACAATGCTGTTACGGGTTCGGCCGTCCTCATCGCCCGCGCCTTATGCCCGACAATCGATGATTATGTCTGTGCTTCGGCCCGTTATCTGGAACCGGTCCATCAGATGCAGATGAAAAAGCTGGGCCTCAAGCCTTTTGTCGAAATGGACCAGAACCTCGACCAGGGCATGGGTTCGGCCATGGGACTGACCATGCTCGACGCATCGGTCCAGATGATGAATGAAAATTTAAAGTGA
- a CDS encoding HAMP domain-containing sensor histidine kinase — protein sequence MLRIRDISLRHRLLVANFTMVFVPIAILTVLGFLLISGLRFSSPHNDLTTLWPEKGPALSIQYTVSSLRVKAERPGPLKVKDMREDCQVLEELGIATAIIRNDQVAYVTPGIDFRSLADRVLWKAHGQQTVMTWDGDGFFFRYTSPHSGTTVIAAGNTPFIAKSGIREGMAKSVIQTLLLFIVGTASAIIIACGLIVSRVLSRQILTPLAALRTAAAEIEKGNLDYELTLSSRDELGRTCEAFDHMRRQLRSARLAQEKYEQNRKELIAGISHDLSTPLTLLKGYASGILVGIAKTAEKRHHYVELIYQNACTLEKLVDRLFLFSKLDLGQVSFTMEPVSLRDYFADFTAENTARLAERGLILHYTPPSGPARTAIDRMQFQRVLDNLLENALKYKQCPTVNLDLRLAETGHSVVLTVADDGPGVPAADLPRLFDSFYRTDAARTDVKKGSGLGLAIVKQIITTLHGQIHAEETPGGGLTVVITLPQIEEAYHETHLDH from the coding sequence ATGCTGCGTATACGTGACATTTCACTGCGGCACCGCCTGCTCGTTGCCAATTTCACGATGGTCTTTGTTCCCATCGCCATCTTGACGGTCCTGGGTTTCCTGCTCATCTCGGGTCTCCGTTTCTCTTCGCCTCACAATGACTTGACGACGTTGTGGCCGGAAAAAGGGCCGGCCCTGTCCATCCAATATACGGTCAGTTCCCTGCGCGTCAAAGCCGAACGGCCCGGGCCGTTAAAGGTCAAGGATATGCGTGAAGACTGCCAGGTCCTGGAGGAGCTGGGCATTGCCACGGCCATCATCCGCAACGACCAGGTCGCTTATGTCACGCCGGGCATCGACTTCCGCAGCCTGGCCGACCGGGTCTTGTGGAAGGCCCATGGCCAGCAGACGGTCATGACCTGGGACGGCGACGGCTTCTTCTTCCGCTATACGTCCCCCCACAGCGGGACAACGGTCATCGCTGCCGGCAACACGCCGTTCATCGCCAAGAGCGGCATCCGTGAAGGCATGGCCAAAAGCGTCATCCAGACCCTGCTCCTCTTCATCGTCGGCACAGCCAGTGCCATCATCATTGCCTGTGGCCTCATCGTGTCCCGCGTCCTGTCCCGTCAGATACTGACGCCTTTGGCGGCACTGCGGACGGCGGCAGCCGAAATCGAAAAAGGCAACCTCGACTATGAACTCACCCTGTCATCGCGCGATGAGCTCGGCCGGACCTGCGAAGCCTTCGACCACATGCGCCGCCAGCTGCGCTCGGCCCGCCTGGCCCAGGAAAAGTATGAGCAGAACCGCAAGGAACTCATCGCCGGCATTTCCCATGACCTGTCGACGCCGCTGACCCTGCTCAAAGGCTATGCCAGCGGGATACTGGTCGGCATCGCCAAAACCGCCGAAAAGCGCCATCATTATGTCGAACTCATCTACCAGAACGCCTGCACCCTGGAAAAACTCGTCGACAGGCTGTTCCTCTTTTCCAAGCTCGACTTAGGCCAGGTTTCCTTTACCATGGAACCAGTTTCACTGCGCGATTATTTCGCCGACTTCACCGCTGAAAATACAGCCCGCCTGGCCGAGCGGGGCCTCATCCTGCATTACACGCCGCCATCCGGGCCGGCCCGGACAGCCATCGACAGGATGCAGTTCCAGCGGGTCCTGGACAATCTGCTGGAGAATGCATTGAAATACAAGCAGTGCCCTACAGTGAACCTGGACCTGCGCCTGGCCGAAACAGGGCATTCCGTCGTCCTGACCGTTGCCGACGACGGGCCCGGTGTCCCGGCAGCCGACCTGCCCCGCCTATTCGACAGTTTTTACCGGACCGATGCTGCCAGGACGGATGTCAAAAAAGGCAGCGGTCTGGGTCTGGCCATTGTCAAACAAATCATTACGACCCTGCACGGCCAGATCCATGCAGAAGAAACGCCAGGCGGGGGCCTGACGGTCGTCATCACCTTGCCACAAATAGAGGAGGCCTATCATGAAACGCATCTTGATCATTGA